Sequence from the Candidatus Edwardsbacteria bacterium RifOxyA12_full_54_48 genome:
CAGCTTCGGATATTCTCCACCGCCTTCAAGCAGGTGCTGGACCGCTACGTCACCGCCCCCGACCCGCAGAAGCTGATCTACGGCGCCATCAAGGGCATGATGGAGACCCTGGACCCCCACTCGGTATTCATGGATGCCAAAACGTTCCGGGACCTAAAATCCAGCACCCAGGGCTCCTTCGGCGGCATCGGCATCCAGATCGGGGTGCGGGACGAGGTGCTGACGGTGATCGCCCCCATGGCCGGGACCCCGGCCTCGCGGATGGGCATCCAGGCCGGCGACCGGATCGTCAAGATAGAGGGCAAACCCACCAAGGGCATCACCAGCGACGAGGCGGTGGGCAAGCTGCGGGGAGAACCCGGCAGCAACGTCACCATCACCATCGAGCGCGAGGGGGTAAGCGAGCTGATGGATTACACCATCACCCGGGCCCTGATAGAGATCGAAAGCATTCCCTACTACGGATTCATCGCCGACAAGATCGGCTACGTCTGGCTGGCCAACTTCTCACAGAAATCAGGTCCCGACCTTTCCAAAGCCCTGCAGGACCTGGAGAAGCAGGGGATGAAGCAGCTGATCCTGGACCTGCGCAGCAACCCCGGCGGATTGCTTAACGAGGCGGTGGAGGTCTCCAGCAATTTCCTGGATAACGGCTCCCTGGTGGTATTCACCAGGGGTCGCCTCAAGGAATCGGACCAGGATTACAAGGCCTCGGGCCAGGTGCTGTTCGGGCCCAAAAAGGGATCGATGGTGGTGCTGGTGAACCAAGGGTCAGCCTCGGCCTCGGAGATCGTGGCCGGCGCGGTGCAGGATTGGGACCGGGCCCTGGTGCTGGGACAGACCAGCTTCGGCAAGGGTTCGGTGCAGAATGTCATGCCCTTGGGCGATTCCATCGCCATCAAACTGACCACCGCCAAGTACTACACCCCCTCCGGGCGCTGCATCCACCGGGACAACAGCGCCTGGCAGTCGGGCGACCTGGACAGCCTGGTGGAGGATTCCACCGCGTCCCAGGAGGTCTATGCCACCCTGGGAGGCCTCAAACGCAAGGTCTACGGCGGCGGCGGCATCACCCCGGATATCAAGGTGGACCTGCCGCGCCTCAACCGCTTCCAGATGGACCTGGAGCGCAAGACGGTCTTCTTCAAGTTCGCCATCAAATACACGGTGGGCCACAGCAACCTGCCGAAGGATCTTATAGTGGACGAATCCATGGTCGACGAATTCACCAAACTGCTCAAGGAGGACAAGATAGAATACACTCCCGAGGAGTTCAAGGAGAGCAGGGATTACGTCAAGCAGGGCATCAAGCGGGAATTGCTCTCCAAGCTTTACGGCGACAAGGCCCGCACCGCCTACCTGCTGCAGAACGACGCCCAGGCCCAGAAGGCGGTGGAGCTGCTGCAGAAGAACAAGGACCTCACCAAACTGCTCAAAGAAGGGCAGAACGGAAAGTAACTTTCGAAAATAGTTATTGGTCTTTAGTTAATAGGGGTTTACCTTTGCCACCAAGCATGCACTGAGCGATGCCGAAATGACACTAAGATATTTAATCTGTTTATTGTCATTCCGAGATGATTGTCAACCCAACAGATTTGGTGATCCTTCGGCTTGGCGGGATCAGAAAATTTTTTCGAACGACCACCCCTAAATCCCCTCCTTGATCAAGGAGGGGACAGGGGAGGTCAAAACGACTCGGAACATGGTTATACCGATTATAAAAACAAATATTATTTGAGGACTTATGATGAATAAAGGAAATCTTATCGCCATGTCTCTTATGACGGCGGTCCTGATCCTGGCCGGATGCGGCCAGAAGCGGGAGGCGGTCATCATGGCCGGCTCCACCGCCTTCCAGCCCTTCGCCGAGAAGCTGGCCGACCAGTTCATGGTCCAAAATCCCGGGATCAACGTCACCGTCCAGGGCGGCGGCTCGGCGGTGGGCATCCAGTCGGCCCTGGCCGGCACCGCCCAGATAGGGATGGCCGACCTGGTGCAGCTGCCCGAGGAGGCCAAGGATCTCACCGCCACCGAGGTGGCCCGGGACGGCATCGCCATCGTGATCAACCCCGGCAACAGGATCGAGGGGCTGACCATCAAGCAGGTGCGGGAGATCTTCAATGGGGTCATCGCCAACTGGAAACAGGTGGGCGGAGATGATCGTCCGATCACGGTGGTATCCCGCGAGGCCGGATCGGGAACCAGGACCTCCTTCGAACAGATAGTGGGCGATATATCGCTGATAAAAGAAGCCCTGATCCAGGACTCCAACGGCACCATCCGGGAGACTGTGGCCAACGACGCCAATGCGGTGGGTTACCTGTCGCATGGTCTGATAAACGAGAAGATCAAGCCGGTCAGACTGGACGGCGTGGAGTGCACCACCGAGCAGATCATCAGCGGAAAGTTCAAGCTGGTCCGTCCGGTGTTCCTGCTGACCCAGGGACAGCCCCAGGGAGCGGTCAAGCAGGTGATAGACTACATGCTTTCGGCGGAGGGCCAGGAGACCATCAAGAGCAGCGGCCTGATCCCTGTCAAATAGATTGATTTTATCCAGCCAATGAAATTCTTAGGCGAGAAGGGCGTTCGGAGAGTGCTGGCGGGGATAGCTTTTTCGGCTATCTCGGCCCTGCTCCTTATCGCCCTTTTTATCATCAAGGAGGGCCTGCCGTTCATCATCAGCTACGGCCCCCTAAAATTCCTGTTTTCCTCCGACTGGCAGCCCCAGGCCGGAAGGTTCGGGATCTGGCCCATGATCGTGGCCTCGGTGTGGGTGACCCTGGGGGCCATGCTGCTGGGGGCCCCGTTGGGGGTGGCCTGCGCCGTCTTTTTGACGGAATTCGTTCCCCGCCGGGTGATGGGGGTGATCAAGCCCACCATCGAGCTGCTGGCCGGCATTCCCTCGGTGGTCTACGGGTTCATGGGGGTGATGGTGCTGGCCCCGCTGATCCGCTCCCAGCTGGGCGGGCCGGGGCTGTCGGTGCTGGCCGGGGCCATCATCCTGGGCGTGATGATCCTGCCCACCATCATCAGCATCTCCATCGATTCCATCCAGTCGGTGCCCAATTCTTACCGGGAGGGCTCCTTGGCTTTGGGCGCCACCCATTGGCAGACCACCTATATGGTGACGGTGCCGGCCGCCAAATCCGGCATCATCGCGGCCATCATCCTGGGCATGGGCCGGGCCATCGGCGAGACCATGGCGGTGATCATGGTGGCCGGCAACGCGGTCAAGATCCCCATATCGGCCCTGGACTCGGTCCGGACCCTGACCGCCAACATCGCCCTGGAGATGGGATACGCCACCGGGCAGCACCGCCAGGCCCTGTTCGCCACCGGGGTGGTGCTGCTGGTGATAATCATGATCCTGAACTCCCTGGCCGGAATGGCCATCAGGAAGAAGGCGGGTAAAAGATGAGAGTGCCGCCCAAATATACCCAGATGGCAGCCAAGCTGGTGATGGGCCTGGCCACCCTGGCCACCCTGGCCATCCTGGTGTTCATCATCCTGTTCGTGCTGGAGAAGGGCCTTCCGGTGGTGGGATTCAAATTCCTGCTGACCAGCCCCCAGGACATGGGAAAGGCCGGGGGCATCTTCCCGGTGGTGGTCGGGACCATCCTTTTGACCCTGGTGGCCATAGCCATCGCCACGCCATTGGGGGTGGGCACCGCCATCTACCTGACCGAATACACCAGGGAGAGCCGGGCCACCAAGATCATCCGTTTCGGGGCCGACTGCCTGGCCGGGATCCCCTCCATCATCTTCGGCCTTTTCGGCTTCATCTTCTTCGTCACCATACTACAAATGGGGTGGTCCATCCTGTCCGGCGGACTGACCCTGGCCTTCATGATCCTGCCCACCATCATCCGGACCTCGGAGGAGGCCATCAAATCGGTGCCCAATTCCTTCCGGGAGGTGTCGTTCTCTCTGGGGGCCACCCGCTGGGAGACCGTCCAGAAAGTGGTGCTGCCCAGCGCCCTGCCGGGCATCGTCACCGGGGTGATGCTGGGGGTGGGACGCTCCATCGGCGAGACCGCCGCGGTGATCTTCACCGCCGGCTCCTCTCTCCGGATGCCGTCCTCGCTGATGGACTCGGTCCGCACCATGTCGGTGCATTTCTACATCCTGGCCCGGGAGGGCATCTCCACCGAGAACGCCTACGGCACCGCGGCCATCCTGGTGATCACCATTCTGCTGATAAACCTGACGGCCTACGGACTGATGAACCGCTTCGTGGCCAGGAACAACTGATAGCATGATGAGCAACGAAATAAAAATATCGGCCCAGGACCTCAAGGCCTTCTACGGGCCGGAGCAGCTGCTGATGTCCCTCAACATGGACATCCAGGCCAACCAGATACTGGGCATCATCGGGCCTTCCGGCTCAGGCAAGACCACCTTCCTGCGCAGCCTGAACCGGCTCAACGACCTGGTGCACGGCTTCCGGATCGAGGGCCGCATCCTGCTGGACGGGCAGGACATCTATCACCCCAACTCCGACGTGGTGGCCCTGCGCAAACGGGTGGGAATGCTGTTCGCCCTGCCGGTGCCCCTGCCCAAGAGCATCTACGAGAATGTGGTCTACGGACCCAGGCTGTCGGGCGCAGGAGACCGGAAAAAACTCGATCAGCTGGTGGAGGCCAGCCTGAAGTCGGCCTTCATCTGGGACGAGGTCAAGGACCGTCTGAATTCACCGGCCATGCGCCTGTCCGGAGGACAGCAGCAGCGGCTGTGCCTGGCCAGGATCCTGGCCCAGGAGCCGGAGGTGATCCTGCTGGACGAACCTTGCTCCGGGCTGGACCCCATCTCCACCGCCAAGATCGAGGAGGCCCTGACTATCCTCAAGCAGAAGTACACCGTCATCCTGGTCACCAACAACACCAAGCAGGCGGCCCGGGTGGCCGACCAGACCGCCTTCTTCCTGATGGGCTCGCTTATCGAATACGGACCGACCAAAGATCTGTTCACCGTGCCAAATGACAAAAGGACCAGCGATTACATCACCGGACGTTTCGGGTAAAGAGGTACCTGCCCACTAAACACACGAAAGGTTATTAACCGGTCAAAACAAGATATAAGAACAATCCATTCGGCATGATACAGATCGAAAGATCCACCTATTTCCGCTTTTAACGAAATCAAATGAACAACAAGATAGAAATAAATCGGCTCAACCTTTATTACGGCAAATTCCAGGCCCTTAAGGCGGTGGACATGCCGATAAGGGAGAATTCCATCACCGCCCTGATCGGGCCTTCGGGTTGCGGCAAATCCACCCTGCTGCGCTGCCTCAACCGGATGAACGACCTGATCGCCGGGGTCAGGATAGACGGACGGGTGCTGCTGGACGGCAGGAATATCTACCGTCACGGCCTGAACGTGCCGGAGCTGAGAAAAAGGGTGGGCATGGTGTTCCAGCGGCCCAATCCCTTTCCCCATTCGGTGTTCGACAACGTGGCCTACGGGCTGAAGGTGGCCGGGATCAGTGATAAGAACCGCATTTCCGAAACAGTGGAGCGCAGCCTCAAAGGGGCCTGGCTGTGGGAGAATTTAAAGGATAGATTGGACCGTCCGGCCCTGGAACTGCCGTTGGACCAGCAGCAGCGTTTATGCATCGCCCGTTTGCTGGCGGTGGAGCCGGAGGTCATTCTGATGGACGAGCCTTGCTCGGCCCTGGATCCCATCGCCACCATGAAGGTGGAGGAGCTGATGCTGGATCTGTGCAAACGTTACACCATCGCCATCGTCACCCACAACATGCAGCAGGCGGCCCGGGTATCGGAATATTCCGGCTACATGCTGCTGGGCGATATGGTGGAGTTCGACCTGACCGCCAATATCTTCACCAACCCCAGGGACGCCCGCACCCAGGATTACATCACCGGCCGCTACGGGTGATGGTTTTGGAACACGGATCGAGTCAGGTAGGTTCTCTCACCAAGCCACCAAGGATTTATCAATTTACTTAGGCACACTTTGAGAACCCAGGCATTTGCGTCATTCTGGGCTTGCTTTGAAGCTATCCACGTCGAAGAATCTGTCGATGGATCACTGAAGGTATATCACACAAAGCCACTAAGACACGACGTTATTACTTAATAGAGCATTGTCACCACTTCGAAAATTTTATTTTTGCCAACCTCAGTGCAGGCTCTGGGGTCTCTTCCCGCTTGGCAGGTTGAAGGGGTGGCAAAAGGCTATGCTCACACATTCAGCCAGTCAGGCAAGGTGGCCTTCTCTGTGTGACAGTTTTATTTTTAAGCGTTCAAATTTTAATTTATCACACAAAGCCGCCGAGCCACGAAGCCCACTGGTTTGCCAGAGATGGATTCGGTTGATGGCTACAAGTTAATTTATAGATTAATTCAGCTTGGTGTCTTGGTGGCAAATAACATAGAAGGCTGATAATATCAAAAATCCTTAAAAAAAACGGGGAGCGCCAATGGAAAGACATTTTGATACCGAGTTGACCCAGCTGAAACAGCAGCTGCTGAAGATGGGGGCCCTGGCCGAGGCCATGATAGACGCCGCGGTCACCGCCCTGGTGGAAAGGAACGCTGATCAGTTGAAGCAGATATATGAGAATGAGAAGCAGGTCAATAACCTTCAGGTGAGCATAGACGAGGACTGCTTGCGATTGACCGCCCTCTACCAGCCCACCGCCGGAGACCTGCGCTTCCTGCTGGGAGCCTCCAAGATCAACACCGAACTGGAGCGGCTGGGCGACCAGGCCATCAACATCTGCGAGGTGGTCAATAAGCTGCTGCAGGAGCCTCAGCTCAAGCCGCTGATAGACATCCCCAAGATGGTGTCCATCGCCACCGACATGGTCCGGGACAGCCTGAACGCCTTCGTGGAGCGCAATGTCGACAAGGCCCGGGCGGTGCTGCTGCAGGACGACCAGCTGGACGACCTGAAGGACAAGATAGTGGCCGAGCTGACCGAGTTCATGACCAAGGATTCCGGCTCGGTCAGCCGGGCCATTCAGCTGATCCTGGTGGCCCGCAGTCTGGAACGGATAGGCGACCATGCCACCAACATCGCCGAGGACGTCATCTTCGTGGTGCAGGGCAGGGATATCCGGCATCATGCGCAAGATATGTGATCATCGATCCCAATGGCCAAGACCATCATAATTGACGGCTACAATCTGGCTTTCGCCTCCGGCAAGATAAGGCCGGTTCTGCTCAAGGAAAAGAAAGAAGGGCGGGCCTTGTTGCTGGACATTTTGGCTGGGTATAAGAAGGCATTGGGGTATGACATTACCGTCATCTTCGACGGGGCGGAAGGGAAGGAGCACAAGGGAGACAGGGTCAGGGGCATAAGGGTTTTTTACTCCAAGCCGCCCCAGAACGCCGACCGGGTGATCAAGGACAAAGCCTCAATTATGAAGAAGACCAAAACGTTGACCGTGGTCACCTCCGACCGGGAGCTGGCCCATCATGTCAAGGGGCGGCAGGTGGAGGTGATCGGCTCCGGGGCATTCTTGGAAAAGATGGAGCGGGAGATGACCCTGCGGGGCGCGGATAAGGAGAGGCCCGGGAAGATAGATGTGAAAGAGTGGATGGAATATTTTGGGATAAAAGGGAAGGAATGAAGATAAATCGATCGACCGGTCGGCGCATCTTTTCAATACCGGGTCCTACTGAATTTTAAGACACATTGCCAAGGGGGATCAATGCTGGCTCCGTTATTCATCCTTAAAAACACCAAAGGCAAGGGCTGCGGGCTTTTCGCCAAACGGGACATTCCCAAGGGAACGGTGGTGTTCTATGAGTGTTCGCAATGCACCGTCATCCCCAAAGCCAAATTCGACAAGCTGACCAAGACCCAAAAGGAAAAGCTGTTGTTCCACGCCTACACCCGCCAGGACGGCTCGGTGGTCAATCCCTGCGGCGATTCCATTTACATGAACCATTCCTGTGATCCCAATATCCTGGATACCGGAAAGGGTTTTGATGTGGTGGTCCGGGACATCAAAAAAGGCCAGGAGGCCACCTGCGATTACCGGGTCTTTTATGATAAGGATTGGGGCTTTGAATGTCATTGTGGCAGCAAAAACTGCTGCGGGACATTCACCTGTCGCCGGCCGCTGGCCTCCGGGGTCAAGGCCTTTTGGGAAAAAATGACGGCCCCGGCGTTGAAACGGATATCGAAAGTACCCCAGCCGCTCAAAGAGCAATTTCTGAAGGAGTATCCGGCCAAGGCCCGGTATTTCAAATAGCCATTGACCGGCCAAAGAACTGATTTTATGCTTGACTTTGCCATGGGTTTAAGTTACATTTATTGCAAAGAGTTATCTGCCGGGATGCTCATAAGGCCCCGGCGGATGATTTTATGAATGGTTTTTAATAATCCTGTTATAGGAGTTCTGGGATGAAGCTAAAGGTCCTGGGAGCATCGGGATCAAAACTGCCCGGTTTCGGTCTGACCAGCTTCCTGCTGGACAAAAACATCCTGATCGACACCGGGGCGGCCGCCTCCATGCTGGACTTTGACGAACAGCTGAGGCTGGATGCGGTCCTGCTGTCGCACATCCACATCGACCACAGCCTGGGGCTTTTACTGATGGCCGACAACCTAGTGGGCAGCCTCAACAAATCCATCCAGATCATGAGCATCCCGGAGGTGCTGGACGGCCTGCGGGAGCATTTGTTCAACAACCAGGTATGGCCGGATTTCACCTCCATTCCCAACAGCAAGGATGCCATCTTCAAGCTGAAGCCCATGGCCGAGGGCAAGCCGGTGAAGCTGGGCAAGTACACCATCCGGGCCATCCGGGTCAGCCACTCGGTGCCGACGGTGGGCTTCATCATCAGCGACGGCAAGAGCTCCCTGCTGTACACCGCCGACACCCGGGCCACCGAAAAGATCTGGAAGGAGGCCAAGAAGATCCGGGGCCTTAAGGGGGTGCTGATAGAAACCTCTTTTCCCAACCGGCTTCACGGGCTGGCCGACCTGTCGGGCCATCTTACGCCGCACGCCCTGCTGCAGGAGATAAACAAATCGGGGCTGAAGGTGCCGTTCTACGTCTTTCATATCAAGGCCATGTTCGTGGAGGAGGTGCAGAAGGAGATCGCCAGACTTAAAAATTCCCAGATCCGGCTGGCCATGGAAGGCGCCACCTATAATTTTTAGGATCCGACAATATCGCGTTCAGCAAGCCGGAACAATAGACGATGTTTTATTTTCCGGCTTTGCCTTTATAGTTTTCAAAGGGGTTGTAAAGTGAAAAAATTATTGATCATTTTGCTGGCCTTTTCGGCCGGCTGCGC
This genomic interval carries:
- a CDS encoding phosphate ABC transporter permease subunit PstC; the encoded protein is MKFLGEKGVRRVLAGIAFSAISALLLIALFIIKEGLPFIISYGPLKFLFSSDWQPQAGRFGIWPMIVASVWVTLGAMLLGAPLGVACAVFLTEFVPRRVMGVIKPTIELLAGIPSVVYGFMGVMVLAPLIRSQLGGPGLSVLAGAIILGVMILPTIISISIDSIQSVPNSYREGSLALGATHWQTTYMVTVPAAKSGIIAAIILGMGRAIGETMAVIMVAGNAVKIPISALDSVRTLTANIALEMGYATGQHRQALFATGVVLLVIIMILNSLAGMAIRKKAGKR
- a CDS encoding phosphate ABC transporter, permease protein PstA — protein: MRVPPKYTQMAAKLVMGLATLATLAILVFIILFVLEKGLPVVGFKFLLTSPQDMGKAGGIFPVVVGTILLTLVAIAIATPLGVGTAIYLTEYTRESRATKIIRFGADCLAGIPSIIFGLFGFIFFVTILQMGWSILSGGLTLAFMILPTIIRTSEEAIKSVPNSFREVSFSLGATRWETVQKVVLPSALPGIVTGVMLGVGRSIGETAAVIFTAGSSLRMPSSLMDSVRTMSVHFYILAREGISTENAYGTAAILVITILLINLTAYGLMNRFVARNN
- a CDS encoding phosphate ABC transporter ATP-binding protein, coding for MSNEIKISAQDLKAFYGPEQLLMSLNMDIQANQILGIIGPSGSGKTTFLRSLNRLNDLVHGFRIEGRILLDGQDIYHPNSDVVALRKRVGMLFALPVPLPKSIYENVVYGPRLSGAGDRKKLDQLVEASLKSAFIWDEVKDRLNSPAMRLSGGQQQRLCLARILAQEPEVILLDEPCSGLDPISTAKIEEALTILKQKYTVILVTNNTKQAARVADQTAFFLMGSLIEYGPTKDLFTVPNDKRTSDYITGRFG
- a CDS encoding phosphate ABC transporter ATP-binding protein, which gives rise to MNNKIEINRLNLYYGKFQALKAVDMPIRENSITALIGPSGCGKSTLLRCLNRMNDLIAGVRIDGRVLLDGRNIYRHGLNVPELRKRVGMVFQRPNPFPHSVFDNVAYGLKVAGISDKNRISETVERSLKGAWLWENLKDRLDRPALELPLDQQQRLCIARLLAVEPEVILMDEPCSALDPIATMKVEELMLDLCKRYTIAIVTHNMQQAARVSEYSGYMLLGDMVEFDLTANIFTNPRDARTQDYITGRYG
- a CDS encoding phosphate transport system regulatory protein PhoU; its protein translation is MERHFDTELTQLKQQLLKMGALAEAMIDAAVTALVERNADQLKQIYENEKQVNNLQVSIDEDCLRLTALYQPTAGDLRFLLGASKINTELERLGDQAINICEVVNKLLQEPQLKPLIDIPKMVSIATDMVRDSLNAFVERNVDKARAVLLQDDQLDDLKDKIVAELTEFMTKDSGSVSRAIQLILVARSLERIGDHATNIAEDVIFVVQGRDIRHHAQDM